Part of the Natranaeroarchaeum aerophilus genome is shown below.
CTGGCGGGTTTTCGACCGGCATGCGACAACGACTCAAGCTTGCGATGGCGCTTGTTGGCGACCCCGAACTGCTCATGCTGGACGAGCCGACTCGTGGACTAGACCCGAACGGAGCACGACAGATACGACAGCTCATTGAGGCCGAAAACGAGCAGGGAACGACGATCTTCTTCTCAAGTCATATCCTCGGGCAGGTCGAACAGGCCTGCGACCGGGTTGGTATCCTCGAAAGCGGCTCGCTCGTTGCAGAAGACACCATCTCGGAGCTTCGAACACAGCTTTCCGAGCCGAACACGCTTCAGGTCACGTTTGAGACGCCCCTCAACGGCGCGTGCAGTCACGTCGACACGTGGGACGGTGTTGTGAGTAGCGATGTTGATGGCAACACCGTTGAACTGGTACTCGAAGAGCGCTGTGTCACCAACGAGGTGCTTGCAGAGCTCTGTACAACGGCTGAACCAAGTGTGCAGTCGGTCTCGACGGAAGGCCAATCGCTTGAGGATCTGTTTGCTGCCTACACGGAGACGGAGGTGGAAGCATGACGTGGCAAGCGATTGCTCGCAAAGATGTCGCGGACTCGATCCGCTCGCAGACGTTTGTGTTGCTTATGAGTGGGTTCGTCATACTGACCTTCGCACTGAGTCTGATGCAATATATTTTCAGTGATCCGTCGTTCGAGGACGGTGTTGGTGCGGCGTTCGGGACGATGAGTTTCCTTGTTCCGATCGTTGCAATACTGCTTAGCTATTCGGCAATCGTCGGTGAGCGCCAGTCGGGGAGTCTGCACGTGCTTCTCAGTCTTCCAGTCAACCGGAAAGAGCTACTGCTTGGGAAGATTGTCGGTCGCACGCTTTCGCTGTTTGTGCCAATTCTGATCGGATATCTGCTGGTGATTCCGTTTCTGTACCTGCTGTA
Proteins encoded:
- a CDS encoding ABC transporter ATP-binding protein, with translation MTESEPVLQTANLTKTFGEIDAVQELDLTVRQGEIYGFLGPNGAGKTTTIHMILSLVRPTSGQIWLFGDEVDPAASTPRERIGVLPGHGGLYDNLTAREHLEFVARIKQVDVNPEHFCERVGLASAIDQQAGGFSTGMRQRLKLAMALVGDPELLMLDEPTRGLDPNGARQIRQLIEAENEQGTTIFFSSHILGQVEQACDRVGILESGSLVAEDTISELRTQLSEPNTLQVTFETPLNGACSHVDTWDGVVSSDVDGNTVELVLEERCVTNEVLAELCTTAEPSVQSVSTEGQSLEDLFAAYTETEVEA